The genome window CTCGCCGGTCGCCACGTCGCCCTCGGCGGGCACGTCCATCGTCGTCGTGAACGAATCGCCGTCCTGCGAGACGACGATCGTCACGGCGACGGTCTCCTCCTCGGGGATCTCGGCCTTGTGGGTGTGGTCGCACTCGGTACAGCGGACGGTGGCCTGCCCGCCCGGGCTGAGGACCTCGTGGACGGTCGGCTCGGAGGGCGAACACGACGGACAGGGGAGCCCGACGCGCGCGCCGGCTTTGGTGTCGCTCATTGGGCGCTCGTACCCGCCGCGCCCGTAAATATCCGCCCCTGTGGGGCCGGTGTGGGTCGCGCTCGCGTGGCGCGCGCCGACGGGGTGCGGTTCCGCGGTCGGAACGTCCCGCCGAGGCCGCGCGGTAAGGAAACTGGTTTACCGGTGTCCGCGGAACGGTCGCCCATGATCGTACCCGGGTCCAGCTCGCAGCAGCTCGCGGCCGCGCTCGCCGCGGAGACGGGCCGGGCGCTCGCGACCCCGACATACGACCGGTTCCCGGACGGGGAGGGGCTCGCCGCGGTGCCCGACTTCGACGCCGACGAGGCCGTGATCGTCGCCGCGACCGACTCCGACGAGGCGTGGGTCGAACTGCTCCAACTCCAGGACGCCGTCCGCGAGGCCGGCGCGACGGGCGTGACCACCGTTGTCCCCTATATGGGGTACGCCCGCCAGGACGCCTCGTTCGGCGACGGCGAGCCGGTGTCGGCCCGCGCGATGGCGCGGGCGATCTCGACCGGGACCGACCGCGTCGTCCTCGTCAACCCCCACGAGGCGACCGTCGCCGACTTCTTCGACGTTCCCGTCGAGACGGTCGACGCCGCGGGCGCGCTCGCTGACCCGCTCCCGGCCGACCTCGACGATCCGCTGTTCCTCGCGCCCGACGAGGGCGCGATCGACGCGGCCGCCACCGTTCGCGACGCCTACGGCGCCGGCGAGACGGACTACTTCGAGAAGCACCGCGACCGCGAGACGGGCGCCGTCGCGGTGTCGCCCTCCGACGCGCCGGTCGCCGACCGCGACGTGGTCGTCGTCGACGACATCATCGCGACCGGCTCCACGATGAGCGAGTCGGTCGCCGTGCTCACCGACCGCGGCGCTGCGCGAGTGCTGACCGCCTGCGTCCACCCGGTCCTCGCGGCCAACGCGGTGACGAAGCTGCGCGCCGCCGGCGTCGACCGGATCGTCGGCACCGACACCGTCGAGCGGGGCTGTAGCGTCGTCAGCGTCGCGCCGGCGGTGGCCAATGCGCTCGACTCCCTGTAAAGATCACTCGTCGTCGTCGATTTCCCGGATCACCTCGGCCGGGTTGCCGCCGACCACCGTCCGCGCCGGCACGTCGTCGACCACGACGGCGCCCGCGGCGACGACCGCGCCGTCGCCGACCTCGACGCCGGGCGTGAGGACCGCCCGCCCGCCGATCCAGACGTCGTCGCCGACCGCGACGGGGTCGCCGAACTCGCGGCCTGCCGCGCGCTCGTCGGGGTCGATCGGGTGCGTCGCGGTGTACACGTGGACGCCGGGGCCGAGCTGACAGTTCTCGCCGAACGCGACAGGCGCGACGTCGAGAAAGACGCAGCCGTAGTTCGCGAAGAAGCCGTCGCCGACGCCGACGTTGTACCCGTAGTCGCAGCGGAACGGCGGCACGACGGTCGCGTCGCCGCGGACCTCGCCGAACAGCTCGCCGAGGAGTCGGTCGCGCCGGTCGGTCTCCGTCGGGGCGGTGGCGTTGTACCGCCGGCAGCGGTCCCGTGCGCGCCGGCGATCGGCGGCGAGTTCGGGAGCCGACGGGTCATACGCCTCGCCGGCGAGCATCCGCTCCTTCTCGCGTTCCATACATCATCGGCCGCGGCGAGCGACAAAGGGCTGTCCGTCGGCGCTGCCGAAGGTTGTTACAAAAACTCGAGGCGAAAAGCCTCGCGCTTCAGCGCGGGGAGGCTGTCGAGTCGACAGATGTCGTGATGGCCGTGCGGTACTCGGATTCAACGCACCGGACCGCTTCCGGGAGAGCGTAGCGGGATCACATTCTTTTTATTCAGCTTTGGGAAAATATATCGTAGTTGAGAGTATCCGTGGAGTACAATGCTTTTGATCCATAGTAACGTATATTCAGATAACGTTAGATTCTCCAATAAAAATAAAAAACCGAGAAATTGTTCTCTTCAACTATGCCCATTTTTGATCCTCCGACCCTCGTTGCGTTCGTTTCGGCGGCGGTCGTGGTCATTATTTCTCCCGGCCCCGATACGATATACGCCTTGACAGAGAGTCTCCGTCGCGGGCGCTATGCTGGGGCGGCTGCCGCGTGTGGAACGGCGACGGGAGTCCTCGTTCACACGACAGCAGCGGTACTCGGATTAGCTGCGATTGTCCGAACGTCAGCGCTCGCCTACACCGTCGTGAAATACGTTGGCGCCGCCTATCTCGTCTATCTCGGTGTTCAGACGTTCCGACACGACGAAGCGTTCGAGATCCGGAATCACCTCTCAGCGGAAAACACCTCACTTAAACGGTCATACCGGCAAGCGGTGACGATCAATGTCTCTAATCCAAAGGTTGCCGTCTTCGTCCTCGCGTTCTTCCCACAGTTCGTCTCTCAGCCGGCAAACGTCTCGCTCCAGATCTCCATTCTAGGGGTGACCTACGCTACTCTCAGCGTCCTGTACCTCTTGATCGTGGTAATGTTCGCCAGCCGCGTACGACACATCATCGTTAACTCCAAGACGATTTCTCGGTTTGTACAGTATGCGAGCGGTAGCGTACTGATCGGCTTCGGTTTAAAACTTGTAACCGAGAAGCAGCTCGGCGCGTGATCCCTGAGAAATTTCAAAAACCGTACTCGTACGATCACTATCCGTGATTTCGGCGCAGTCGTGTGTACTGTACTTCCGTCTGTGAATATGATAATCGTACGATAGACTGAGAATATTATTGATATCGTACGTCGACCGGGAAGGGTTCGAGACGTTTCGGCAC of Halorubrum trapanicum contains these proteins:
- the prs gene encoding ribose-phosphate diphosphokinase, translated to MIVPGSSSQQLAAALAAETGRALATPTYDRFPDGEGLAAVPDFDADEAVIVAATDSDEAWVELLQLQDAVREAGATGVTTVVPYMGYARQDASFGDGEPVSARAMARAISTGTDRVVLVNPHEATVADFFDVPVETVDAAGALADPLPADLDDPLFLAPDEGAIDAAATVRDAYGAGETDYFEKHRDRETGAVAVSPSDAPVADRDVVVVDDIIATGSTMSESVAVLTDRGAARVLTACVHPVLAANAVTKLRAAGVDRIVGTDTVERGCSVVSVAPAVANALDSL
- a CDS encoding LysE family translocator; its protein translation is MPIFDPPTLVAFVSAAVVVIISPGPDTIYALTESLRRGRYAGAAAACGTATGVLVHTTAAVLGLAAIVRTSALAYTVVKYVGAAYLVYLGVQTFRHDEAFEIRNHLSAENTSLKRSYRQAVTINVSNPKVAVFVLAFFPQFVSQPANVSLQISILGVTYATLSVLYLLIVVMFASRVRHIIVNSKTISRFVQYASGSVLIGFGLKLVTEKQLGA
- a CDS encoding maltose acetyltransferase domain-containing protein, with amino-acid sequence MEREKERMLAGEAYDPSAPELAADRRRARDRCRRYNATAPTETDRRDRLLGELFGEVRGDATVVPPFRCDYGYNVGVGDGFFANYGCVFLDVAPVAFGENCQLGPGVHVYTATHPIDPDERAAGREFGDPVAVGDDVWIGGRAVLTPGVEVGDGAVVAAGAVVVDDVPARTVVGGNPAEVIREIDDDE